A genome region from Triticum aestivum cultivar Chinese Spring chromosome 2B, IWGSC CS RefSeq v2.1, whole genome shotgun sequence includes the following:
- the LOC100037600 gene encoding polygalacturonase inhibitor 1 produces the protein MASTASFLPLLALLLVATAHCSPLPQRCPQADRQALFRVKQALGSPLTLKTWSPASADCCAWDHLTCNEAGRVNNVFIDGADDVRGQIPSALAGLTALMSLSLFRLPGLQGSIPACLTSLSKLEFLTVSHTNVSGSIPESLARLHSLDSVDLSNNKLTGSIPNSFADMPNLRSLDLRRNQLTGRIPASLVQGQFRSLVLSYNQLTGPIPRDDAQDEINTVDLSHNQLSGDASFLFSEGRPIGKVDLSYNNLEFDLSKLKFPKELTYLDLSHNRISGTVPRSLEALSTLQTLDLSYNNLCGPLPKLHGVMRHGCKPYEHNLCHRGAPLESSCHQL, from the coding sequence ATGGCGTCGACCGCCTCCTTCCTTCCGCTGCTCGCGCTCCTGCTCGTGGCGACGGCGCATTGCTCGCCGCTGCCCCAGCGGTGCCCGCAGGCCGACCGGCAGGCGCTGTTCCGGGTGAAGCAGGCGCTGGGCAGCCCGTTGACGCTGAAGacgtggtcgccggcgtcggcgGACTGCTGCGCGTGGGACCACCTCACGTGCAACGAGGCCGGGCGCGTGAACAACGTCTTCATCGACGGCGCCGACGACGTGCGCGGCCAGATCCCGTCCGCGCTGGCGGGGCTGACGGCGCTCATGTCGCTCTCGCTCTTCCGCCTCCCGGGCCTCCAGGGCTCCATCCCGGCCTGCCTCACCTCCCTCTCCAAGCTCGAGTTCCTCACCGTCTCCCACACCAACGTGTCCGGCTCCATCCCGGAGTCCCTGGCGCGCCTCCACAGCCTCGACTCCGTGGACCTCTCCAACAACAAGCTCACGGGGTCCATCCCCAACTCCTTCGCCGACATGCCCAACCTCCGGTCGCTGGACCTCCGCCGGAACCAGCTCACCGGGCGCATCCCGGCCAGCCTCGTGCAGGGGCAGTTCCGGTCGCTGGTGCTGTCCTACAACCAGCTGACGGGCCCGATCCCGCGCGACGACGCGCAGGACGAGATCAACACGGTGGATCTGTCGCACAACCAGCTGAGCGGCGACGCTTCCTTCCTCTTCTCCGAGGGGCGGCCCATCGGCAAGGTGGACCTGTCCTACAACAACCTCGAGTTCGACCTGAGCAAGCTCAAGTTCCCCAAGGAGCTGACGTACCTGGACCTGAGCCACAACCGCATCAGTGGCACCGTGCCCAGGTCGCTGGAGGCGCTGTCCACGCTGCAGACGCTGGACCTCAGCTACAACAACCTCTGCGGGCCGCTCCCCAAGCTGCACGGCGTCATGCGGCACGGCTGCAAGCCCTACGAGCACAACCTGTGCCACCGCGGGGCGCCGCTCGAGAGCAGCTGCCACCAGCTCTGA